Proteins encoded in a region of the Euleptes europaea isolate rEulEur1 chromosome 3, rEulEur1.hap1, whole genome shotgun sequence genome:
- the LOC130475531 gene encoding suppressor of cytokine signaling 1-like: MNKLSDSPSSQIQHRHNPRTTASTRLLTHYRVFHDGEWEIVERSLTLLQASGFYWGPLSVHEAHARLLQEPVGTYLLRDSSQGNCLFSLSVRMPSGPVSLRISFQKGYFWLKDWFSDCVVRLLELVVAGTRAKPLHCDEMGDVPLVFSEPLCRERRIVPKLQELCQQVLFASSGPGDSSSWSLPPSCQKGNTSLCMAVKNMDMSIESVH, from the coding sequence ATGAACAAACTCAGTGACTCTCCCTCTTCACAGATTCAGCATCGGCACAATCCTCGCACAACAGCGTCAACACGATTGCTGACTCACTACCGTGTCTTTCATGATGGTGAATGGGAAATAGTGGAACGATCACTCACCCTTCTGCAGGCCAGTGGATTTTACTGGGGTCCTTTATCTGTGCATGAGGCACATGCTAGACTGCTGCAAGAGCCGGTGGGCACCTATCTGTTGAGAGACAGTTCTCAGGGAAATTGCCTTTTCAGCCTCAGCGTTCGCATGCCATCTGGGCCAGTCAGCCTTCGGATCTCTTTCCAGAAGGGCTACTTCTGGCTGAAGGACTGGTTTTCAGATTGCGTGGTGAGGCTGCTGGAACTGGTAGTTGCAGGAACGAGGGCCAAACCCCTTCATTGTGATGAAATGGGAGACGTTCCTCTGGTGTTTTCTGAACCCCTCTGCAGGGAGCGCAGAATTGTACCTAAACTCCAGGAGCTTTGCCAGCAGGTCCTGTTTGCTTCCAGCGGGCCTGGGGACAGCAGTTCTTGGAGTCTTCCACCTAGCTGCCAAAAGGGGAACACCAGCCTGTGTATGGCAGTTAAAAATATGGACATGTCTATAGAGTCGGTACATTAA
- the NFAM1 gene encoding NFAT activation molecule 1, translated as MASSIDLVILLLWILHSGGTFEVQQESLIQTAFANEQVNTNCKVIFPYKPEYTDFEIIYYRINSEGERNTVHTSTFSETIPPGKENTTATKMCSISIKPTEHTSASGAYYCQAKWKDREKQGMGTFILFRDRGYTEPLLATWMCIITLTVVLAAVSIVGTVLLFWKREVVCLWRKKAEKRPAQGSEPEHSTSRSELPGSLYAALGPHEPDIYSVIEDKSSQKKEPTPKVSYQKTQEEISDVVYENF; from the exons ATGGCCTCCAGTATAGATCTTGTCATCTTGCTTCTCTGGATTCTTCACAGTGGAG GCACTTTCGAAGTACAACAAGAATCTTTAATCCAGACTGCTTTTGCCAACGAACAAGTGAATACAAACTGCAAAGTTATCTTTCCTTATAAACCAGAATATACAGACTTTGAAATTATTTATTACCGAATTAACTCAGAAGGTGAGAGAAACACAGTTCACACATCGACATTTTCTGAAACAATCCCTCCTGGAAAAGAGAACACCACAGCGACAAAAATGTGCAGCATTTCTATCAAACCTACCGAACATACCTCTGCAAGTGGTGCTTACTACTGCCAAGCTAAGTGGAAAGATAGAGAAAAACAAGGAATGGGGACTTTTATCCTTTTTAGAG ACAGAGGATACACTGAGCCTCTCCTTGCTACGTGGATGTGCATCATCACCCTTACAGTTGTTCTGGCTGCTGTGAGTATCGTGGGAACAGTACTGCTGTTCTGGAAGAGAGAG GTGGTATGTCTTTGGAGGAAGAAGGCTGAGAAGCGCCCAGCTCAGGGATCAGAACCTGAACACTCTACAAGCCGCTCAGAGCTTCCAGGGTCCCTCTATGCT GCCTTAGGACCTCATGAACCTGACATCTATTCAGTCATTGAGGACAAATCATCACAGAAAAAGGAGCCTACACCTAAG GTATCTTACCAGAAAACACAAGAGGAAATCTCTGATGTCGTGTATGAGAACTTCTAA